A window of the Lolium perenne isolate Kyuss_39 chromosome 7, Kyuss_2.0, whole genome shotgun sequence genome harbors these coding sequences:
- the LOC127301721 gene encoding transcription factor MYB16 produces the protein MGRSPCCDKIGLKKGPWTPEEDEKLLAHIEEHGHGSWRALPSKAGLQRCGKSCRLRWTNYLRPDIKRGKFSLQEEQTIIQLHALLGNRWSAIATHLSRRTDNEIKNYWNTHLKKRLAKMGIDPVTHKATNGALIGTEDVKSAKAAASLSHMAQWESARLEAEGRLARESKMRTATPTSVHAQPTNPPDSTASQRLGMLHAWQGAKLDLESPTSTLTFIGSNSTMVPNKETTSLGMSESNSTMWNQRSDELEGEENEWKFISKQQVQGLEGKERGGEIIGCAEPWFPGMVSVAAGFTDMLLDGSSVHDTSECWGESSNGQAEHSSQVSGDGECSNYWSGILGMVNSELPSQPPTLL, from the exons ATGGGGCGATCACCATGCTGTGACAAGATCGGCCTAAAGAAAGGTCCATGGACGCCGGAGGAGGACGAGAAGCTTCTTGCTCACATCGAGGAGCACGGACATGGGAGCTGGCGTGCATTGCCCTCCAAGGCCG gTTTGCAGAGGTGCGGCAAGAGTTGCAGATTGAGATGGACCAACTACCTTAGGCCGGACATCAAGAGGGGCAAGTTCAGCTTGCAGGAAGAACAGACTATCATCCAGCTTCATGCTCTTCTTGGTAACAG GTGGTCTGCAATTGCAACACATCTATCGAGGCGCACTGACAACGAGATCAAGAACTATTGGAACACCCACCTCAAGAAGAGACTGGCCAAGATGGGGATCGACCCTGTCACCCACAAAGCCACCAATGGAGCTCTCATAGGCACCGAAGACGTCAAATCAGCCAAGGCTGCAGCTAGCCTCAGCCACATGGCCCAATGGGAGAGCGCCCGCCTTGAGGCTGAGGGGCGCCTAGCTCGAGAATCGAAGATGCGCACAGCTACACCAACTTCAGTCCATGCGCAACCAACGAACCCGCCTGACTCAACTGCTTCCCAACGCCTCGGCATGTTGCATGCATGGCAGGGTGCAAAGCTAGACTTGGAGTCACCTACCTCTACACTGACGTTCATAGGTAGTAACAGTACCATGGTGCCAAACAAAGAGACCACCAGCCTAGGAATGTCTGAAAGCAACTCCACGATGTGGAACCAGAGAAGTGATGAGCTGGAGGGCGAAGAAAACGAGTGGAAGTTCATCAGCAAGCAGCAAGTGCAAGGACTGGAAGGCAAGGAGAGGGGAGGAGAAATCATTGGCTGTGCGGAGCCATGGTTCCCAGGGATGGTCAGTGTCGCAGCTGGCTTCACAGACATGCTGCTTGATGGATCCAGCGTGCATGATACATCAGAATGCTGGGGTGAGTCCAGCAATGGCCAAGCAGAGCACAGCAGCCAAGTCTCCGGAGATGGAGAGTGCAGCAACTACTGGAGCGGAATCCTCGGCATGGTGAACTCAGAGCTGCCATCCCAACCACCAACATTGCTCTAG